A region of Lepeophtheirus salmonis chromosome 13, UVic_Lsal_1.4, whole genome shotgun sequence DNA encodes the following proteins:
- the LOC121128284 gene encoding uncharacterized protein, producing the protein MRSTIASLFICSTFCVAQRFITESSCEDRNSTECQIFVKEYPSYCFKPSNHHPCAESCGVCKAKCKDYHSACMRDAKIICFDGRDYHCPKMCGNCNVCEDLVHSSLCRKARIVVKKILILDIPAEKHVKSAVMINFVMMQCQTLHIVVLCLNKRILYSSNVFRNNEKNVS; encoded by the exons ATGAGGTCAACAATTGCTTCACTTTTTATCTGTAGTACATTTTGCGTTGCTCAAAGATTTATCACAG aaagtaGTTGTGAAGATAGGAATTCAACAGAATgccaaatttttgtaaaagaatatcCATCATATTGCTTTAAACCATCCAATCACCATCCATGTGCAGAATCCTGTGGAGTTTGTAAAG ccAAATGTAAAGACTATCATTCTGCTTGTATGAGAGATGCTAAGATAATTTGTTTTGATGGGAGAGATTATCATTGTCCAAAAATGTGTGGTAATTGCAAtg tgTGTGAGGATCTAGTCCATTCTTCTCTTTGTCGAAAAGCCAGGATCGTTGTAAAGAAGATCCTAATATTAGATATTCCTGCAGAAAAACATGTAAAATCTgca gtGATGATCAACTTTGTAATGATGCAATGCCAGACGTTGCATATAGTTGTTCTTTGTTTGAACAAAAGGATATTGTATTCATCCAATGTATTcagaaacaatgaaaaaaatgtgtCGTAA